A single Rhopalosiphum padi isolate XX-2018 chromosome 4, ASM2088224v1, whole genome shotgun sequence DNA region contains:
- the LOC132929730 gene encoding NAD-dependent protein deacetylase sirtuin-1 isoform X3, protein MSSSLPESPEDSSIFDESSDTKEEPEDDDSTSTSSSGSCSHSDNADSEKGAPGSMNWVQRQIMGGINPRRLLHQVFGASVPSQLEDITLWRIIMNMTDDSPIRNRLRSVSSLDDVVRLLKTSSRIMVLTGAGVSVSCGIPDFRSHNGVYARLATEFPDLPDPQSMFCIDYFSKDPRPFFKFAREIYPGQFKPSPSHQFIKLLEKKGRLLRNYTQNIDTLEQVVGINNVIECHGSFATASCTQCGHKVSAETIRPDVFEQRIPRCPICVNSTGIMKPDIVFFGEGLPDSFHKAIEDDKNNCDLLIVIGSSLKVRPVARIPNMLNKHVPQILINRERLPHMNFDVELLGDSDVIVDHLCRMLGSDWTELCWCKEELTETSTLTTPTSSPRSNATVIETVEGEMSTDSTRDSANSMSPPLGDDRFAPSTSGEQRHLSTDTTRDSGIDPDDPQKSSLATYLPSNKYYMLKKRRYMFSGAEVDLNDMNDDSETESDSSEKSETPLH, encoded by the exons ATGTCTTCAAGTTTACCAGAATCTCCAGAAGACtcaag TATTTTTGACGAAAGTTCAGACACTAAAGAGGAACCCGAGGATGATGATTCAACTTCCACATCCAGCTCAGGTTCCTGTTCACATTCTGATAATGCTGATTCTGAAAAAGGAGCAcctg gttcAATGAATTGGGTACAACGACAAATTATGGGCGGTATAAATCCAAGACGGCTGTTACATCAAGTATTTGGAGCTTCTGTTCCATCTCAATTAGAAGATATAACATTATGGAGA ataaTCATGAATATGACTGATGACTCTCCAATACGAAATCGACTACGTAGTGTTAGTTCACTTGATGATGTTGTTAGGTTACTGAAAACAAGCAGTCGTATTATGGTTCTCACTGGTGCAGGT GTCTCGGTTTCTTGTGGAATACCAGATTTTCGAAGTCATAATGGAGTTTATGCTAGGCTAGCAACAGAATTCCCTGACTTACCTGATCCACAATCTATGTTTTGCATAGACTATTTCAGTAAAGATCCCAggccattttttaaatttgccaGAGAGATCTATCCAGGACAATTTAAGCCATCACCATCTCATCA atttattaaacTCTTAGAAAAAAAGGGACGGCTCTTACGCAATTACACTCAAAACATAGATACATTAGAACAAGTTGTtggtattaataatgttattgaatGTCAcg gaTCTTTTGCTACTGCATCATGTACTCAATGTGGACACAAAGTATCAGCAGAAACTATAAGACCTGATGTATTTGAACAAAGAATCCCACGTTGTCCAATATGTGTTAATAGTACtg gtattatgAAACCAGACATTGTATTTTTTGGAGAAGGTCTCCCAGATAGTTTCCATAAAGCAATAgaagatgataaaaataattgtgatttaTTGATAGTTATTGGATCATCATTGAAAGTGCGACCTGTAGCTCGCATACCCA atatgtTAAACAAACATGTtccacaaatattaataaatcgtgAAAGACTGCCGCATATGAACTTTGATGTTGAACTTCTTGGTGACAGTGATGTTATTGTGGATCACCTCTGTCGCAT gctTGGTTCAGATTGGACTGAGTTGTGTTGGTGTAAAGAAGAGTTGACTGAAACTTCAACTTTGACTACACCTACTTCATCGCcaag GTCTAATGCAACTGTAATTGAAACAGTAGAAGGTGAGATGTCTACTGATTCTACAAGAGATAGTGCCAATAGTATGTCACCACCGCTTGGTGATGATAGATTTGCCCCGAGTACTTCAGGCGAGCAACGACATTTATCTACAGATACTACAAGAGATAGTGGTATTGATCCAGACGATCCTCAAAAATCTAGTCTAGCCACGTATTTACCat ccaataaatattacatgttgAAAAAAAGAAGATACATGTTTTCTGGTGCTGAAGTGGATTTAAATGACATGAACGATGACAGTGAAACA
- the LOC132929730 gene encoding NAD-dependent protein deacetylase sirtuin-1 isoform X1 encodes MRAMASNDNGDFDTDLAAAPAKRMRYSFADEIAQSSHFEAFGQRYTGFPSGECYANNLYQPSYKSLDTLSPNYLQPNSPTPPLTMSSSLPESPEDSSIFDESSDTKEEPEDDDSTSTSSSGSCSHSDNADSEKGAPGSMNWVQRQIMGGINPRRLLHQVFGASVPSQLEDITLWRIIMNMTDDSPIRNRLRSVSSLDDVVRLLKTSSRIMVLTGAGVSVSCGIPDFRSHNGVYARLATEFPDLPDPQSMFCIDYFSKDPRPFFKFAREIYPGQFKPSPSHQFIKLLEKKGRLLRNYTQNIDTLEQVVGINNVIECHGSFATASCTQCGHKVSAETIRPDVFEQRIPRCPICVNSTGIMKPDIVFFGEGLPDSFHKAIEDDKNNCDLLIVIGSSLKVRPVARIPNMLNKHVPQILINRERLPHMNFDVELLGDSDVIVDHLCRMLGSDWTELCWCKEELTETSTLTTPTSSPRSNATVIETVEGEMSTDSTRDSANSMSPPLGDDRFAPSTSGEQRHLSTDTTRDSGIDPDDPQKSSLATYLPSNKYYMLKKRRYMFSGAEVDLNDMNDDSETESDSSEKSETPLH; translated from the exons ATGCGCGCAATGGCGTCCAACGACAACGGTGACTTCGACACGGATCTGGCTGCGGCACCTGCGAAACGCATGCGGTACTCGTTTGCCGATGAAATTGCCCAAAGTTCGCATTTTGAAGCATTTGGACAACGATACACCGGGTTCCCGTCCGGCGAATGTTACG ccaATAATTTATACCAGCCATCATATAAGTCTTTAGATACTCTATCACCAAATTATTTACAACCAAATTCACCAACCCCTCCATTAACTATGTCTTCAAGTTTACCAGAATCTCCAGAAGACtcaag TATTTTTGACGAAAGTTCAGACACTAAAGAGGAACCCGAGGATGATGATTCAACTTCCACATCCAGCTCAGGTTCCTGTTCACATTCTGATAATGCTGATTCTGAAAAAGGAGCAcctg gttcAATGAATTGGGTACAACGACAAATTATGGGCGGTATAAATCCAAGACGGCTGTTACATCAAGTATTTGGAGCTTCTGTTCCATCTCAATTAGAAGATATAACATTATGGAGA ataaTCATGAATATGACTGATGACTCTCCAATACGAAATCGACTACGTAGTGTTAGTTCACTTGATGATGTTGTTAGGTTACTGAAAACAAGCAGTCGTATTATGGTTCTCACTGGTGCAGGT GTCTCGGTTTCTTGTGGAATACCAGATTTTCGAAGTCATAATGGAGTTTATGCTAGGCTAGCAACAGAATTCCCTGACTTACCTGATCCACAATCTATGTTTTGCATAGACTATTTCAGTAAAGATCCCAggccattttttaaatttgccaGAGAGATCTATCCAGGACAATTTAAGCCATCACCATCTCATCA atttattaaacTCTTAGAAAAAAAGGGACGGCTCTTACGCAATTACACTCAAAACATAGATACATTAGAACAAGTTGTtggtattaataatgttattgaatGTCAcg gaTCTTTTGCTACTGCATCATGTACTCAATGTGGACACAAAGTATCAGCAGAAACTATAAGACCTGATGTATTTGAACAAAGAATCCCACGTTGTCCAATATGTGTTAATAGTACtg gtattatgAAACCAGACATTGTATTTTTTGGAGAAGGTCTCCCAGATAGTTTCCATAAAGCAATAgaagatgataaaaataattgtgatttaTTGATAGTTATTGGATCATCATTGAAAGTGCGACCTGTAGCTCGCATACCCA atatgtTAAACAAACATGTtccacaaatattaataaatcgtgAAAGACTGCCGCATATGAACTTTGATGTTGAACTTCTTGGTGACAGTGATGTTATTGTGGATCACCTCTGTCGCAT gctTGGTTCAGATTGGACTGAGTTGTGTTGGTGTAAAGAAGAGTTGACTGAAACTTCAACTTTGACTACACCTACTTCATCGCcaag GTCTAATGCAACTGTAATTGAAACAGTAGAAGGTGAGATGTCTACTGATTCTACAAGAGATAGTGCCAATAGTATGTCACCACCGCTTGGTGATGATAGATTTGCCCCGAGTACTTCAGGCGAGCAACGACATTTATCTACAGATACTACAAGAGATAGTGGTATTGATCCAGACGATCCTCAAAAATCTAGTCTAGCCACGTATTTACCat ccaataaatattacatgttgAAAAAAAGAAGATACATGTTTTCTGGTGCTGAAGTGGATTTAAATGACATGAACGATGACAGTGAAACA
- the LOC132929730 gene encoding NAD-dependent protein deacetylase sirtuin-1 isoform X2: protein MLFKFVYINEQKTNNLYQPSYKSLDTLSPNYLQPNSPTPPLTMSSSLPESPEDSSIFDESSDTKEEPEDDDSTSTSSSGSCSHSDNADSEKGAPGSMNWVQRQIMGGINPRRLLHQVFGASVPSQLEDITLWRIIMNMTDDSPIRNRLRSVSSLDDVVRLLKTSSRIMVLTGAGVSVSCGIPDFRSHNGVYARLATEFPDLPDPQSMFCIDYFSKDPRPFFKFAREIYPGQFKPSPSHQFIKLLEKKGRLLRNYTQNIDTLEQVVGINNVIECHGSFATASCTQCGHKVSAETIRPDVFEQRIPRCPICVNSTGIMKPDIVFFGEGLPDSFHKAIEDDKNNCDLLIVIGSSLKVRPVARIPNMLNKHVPQILINRERLPHMNFDVELLGDSDVIVDHLCRMLGSDWTELCWCKEELTETSTLTTPTSSPRSNATVIETVEGEMSTDSTRDSANSMSPPLGDDRFAPSTSGEQRHLSTDTTRDSGIDPDDPQKSSLATYLPSNKYYMLKKRRYMFSGAEVDLNDMNDDSETESDSSEKSETPLH, encoded by the exons ATGTTattcaaatttgtttatatcaATGAAcagaaaa ccaATAATTTATACCAGCCATCATATAAGTCTTTAGATACTCTATCACCAAATTATTTACAACCAAATTCACCAACCCCTCCATTAACTATGTCTTCAAGTTTACCAGAATCTCCAGAAGACtcaag TATTTTTGACGAAAGTTCAGACACTAAAGAGGAACCCGAGGATGATGATTCAACTTCCACATCCAGCTCAGGTTCCTGTTCACATTCTGATAATGCTGATTCTGAAAAAGGAGCAcctg gttcAATGAATTGGGTACAACGACAAATTATGGGCGGTATAAATCCAAGACGGCTGTTACATCAAGTATTTGGAGCTTCTGTTCCATCTCAATTAGAAGATATAACATTATGGAGA ataaTCATGAATATGACTGATGACTCTCCAATACGAAATCGACTACGTAGTGTTAGTTCACTTGATGATGTTGTTAGGTTACTGAAAACAAGCAGTCGTATTATGGTTCTCACTGGTGCAGGT GTCTCGGTTTCTTGTGGAATACCAGATTTTCGAAGTCATAATGGAGTTTATGCTAGGCTAGCAACAGAATTCCCTGACTTACCTGATCCACAATCTATGTTTTGCATAGACTATTTCAGTAAAGATCCCAggccattttttaaatttgccaGAGAGATCTATCCAGGACAATTTAAGCCATCACCATCTCATCA atttattaaacTCTTAGAAAAAAAGGGACGGCTCTTACGCAATTACACTCAAAACATAGATACATTAGAACAAGTTGTtggtattaataatgttattgaatGTCAcg gaTCTTTTGCTACTGCATCATGTACTCAATGTGGACACAAAGTATCAGCAGAAACTATAAGACCTGATGTATTTGAACAAAGAATCCCACGTTGTCCAATATGTGTTAATAGTACtg gtattatgAAACCAGACATTGTATTTTTTGGAGAAGGTCTCCCAGATAGTTTCCATAAAGCAATAgaagatgataaaaataattgtgatttaTTGATAGTTATTGGATCATCATTGAAAGTGCGACCTGTAGCTCGCATACCCA atatgtTAAACAAACATGTtccacaaatattaataaatcgtgAAAGACTGCCGCATATGAACTTTGATGTTGAACTTCTTGGTGACAGTGATGTTATTGTGGATCACCTCTGTCGCAT gctTGGTTCAGATTGGACTGAGTTGTGTTGGTGTAAAGAAGAGTTGACTGAAACTTCAACTTTGACTACACCTACTTCATCGCcaag GTCTAATGCAACTGTAATTGAAACAGTAGAAGGTGAGATGTCTACTGATTCTACAAGAGATAGTGCCAATAGTATGTCACCACCGCTTGGTGATGATAGATTTGCCCCGAGTACTTCAGGCGAGCAACGACATTTATCTACAGATACTACAAGAGATAGTGGTATTGATCCAGACGATCCTCAAAAATCTAGTCTAGCCACGTATTTACCat ccaataaatattacatgttgAAAAAAAGAAGATACATGTTTTCTGGTGCTGAAGTGGATTTAAATGACATGAACGATGACAGTGAAACA
- the LOC132929737 gene encoding small ribosomal subunit protein eS24 produces MVANTSTATIRTRKFMTNRLLCRKQMVVDVMHPGKPSPKKTDIREKLAKMFKVLPDVVFVFGFQTCFGGGKSTGFALIYDTLDHAKKFEPKYRLQRHGLFEKKTQTRKQRKERKNRMKKVRGTKKTKVGATSGKK; encoded by the exons ATG gttGCCAATACCTCTACTGCTACAATTCGGACTCGCAAGTTCATGACCAACCGACTGCTATGCAGAAAACAAAtg gTTGTTGATGTCATGCATCCAGGAAAACCTTCTCCAAAAAAAACTGATATTCGGGAAAAATTAgctaaaatgtttaaagttttaCCGGATGTTGTATTTGTCTTTGGTTTCCAAACGTGCTTTGGTGGTGGAAAATCAACAGGTTTCGCTCTTATCTATGATACGTTAGATCATGCAAAGAAGTTTGAACCAAAATATAGGCTGCAAAgg CATGGACTGTTTGAAAAGAAAACTCAAACAAGAAAACAAAGAAAGGAAAGGAAGAACAGGATGAAGAAGGTGCGAGGTACCAAGAAGACTAAAGTTGGTGCCACATCAGGAAAAAAG tAA